The Apium graveolens cultivar Ventura chromosome 11, ASM990537v1, whole genome shotgun sequence genome has a window encoding:
- the LOC141695414 gene encoding uncharacterized protein LOC141695414, protein MAYGTEALVPVEVGLKSYRTETYNVETNSFGLKANVDLLEEEREAAHQRNMRYLLQAAQHYDSNVKKRSFGVGDLVLRELVASMPAKQGKLQPNWEGPYKVIEVVRPGTYKLETLSGEAIKNY, encoded by the coding sequence ATGGCCTATGGAACCGAGGCCCTAGTTCCTGTTGAAGTGGGCTTGAAATCGTACCGAACTGAGACCTACAATGTGGAAACTAATAGCTTCGGGTTGAAGGCGAATGTAGACTTACTGGAGGAAGAGAGAGAAGCCGCACATCAAAGGAACATGAGGTATTTACTACAAGCGGCACAACACTACGACTCCAATGTGAAGAAAAGGTCCTTCGGAGTAGGAGACCTAGTCCTAAGAGAGTTGGTCGCATCCATGCCGGCCAAACAAGGAAAGCTTCAGCCTAACTGGGAAGGGCCCTATAAGGTGATCGAGGTCGTTCGTCCTGGAACCTATAAGCTTGAAACATTGTCAGGCGAAGCAATCAAAAACTATTGA
- the LOC141695415 gene encoding uncharacterized protein LOC141695415, translated as MVTNLDKIKAMGFLMAGLDPYKGKKIRSSLYDFPPKSLNDIYVRGENIRRKMESIGGYKESKRDDRSKRADIYEGSRSGSDRRDSRKEGRKETDRGAEGRRDRDSAVFTPLNVPISKILHEIKGKPEFVRPAKMKVPNHKKTPDKHCDYHRDKGHNTDECYHLKKLIERMIKDGELNQFVRDLRDRLGSKENQEEEVEADEPERRDSIRGEVKTISGGSILDKDSKTAKKKYARQVYNLYQFGQEKPHMPMTFSTEDYEDVIRPHEDPLIINHIIGQNKIWKVMVDTGSSANILFHKTYCKRNLAGEQLEPCNEAPLYAIGGHPIQFEGTITLPVLLGKLSYTVEKLVKFYVVRIESPYNAIFGRPFLSTFEAVESIPHLKL; from the coding sequence ATGGTCACTAATCTGGATAAAATCAAAGCAATGGGCTTCCTAATGGCGGGGCTAGACCCCTATAAAGGTAAAAAGATTCGCTCATCTCTTTACGATTTTCCCCCAAAATCCCTAAATGATATATATGTAAGAGGTGAGAATATTCGCCGAAAGATGGAAAGTATTGGAGGATATAAAGAATCAAAAAGGGACGACAGATCAAAGCGAGCCGACATATATGAGGGCTCAAGATCAGGATCTGACCGGAGGGATAGCAGGAAAGAAGGAAGGAAAGAAACGGATCGTGGGGCCGAAGGACGTCGAGATAGAGATTCGGCCGTGTTCACTCCTTTGAATGTGCCGatctccaagattctccatgaGATAAAGGGCAAGCCAGAGTTTGTTCGCCCCGCCAAGATGAAGGTCCCAAACCACAAGAAAACCCCCGATAAACACTGCGACTATCACAGGGACAAGGGGCATAACACTGATGAATGCTATCACCTCAAAAAGCTCATTGAGCGCATGATCAAAGACGGCGAGCTTAATCAGTTCGTCCGAGATCTGAGAGATAGGTTGGGGTCGAAGGAGAACCAAGAGGAGGAAGTAGAGGCCGATGAGCCAGAGCGAAGGGACAGTATAAGGGGCGAAGTAAAAACTATATCCGGGGGAAGCATCCTGGATAAGGATAGCAAGACAGCGAAGAAGAAGTATGCCCGACAGGTGTACAATCTGTATCAATTCGGACAGGAAAAGCCCCACATGCCCATGACCTTCAGCACTGAAGATTACGAGGATGTCATTCGCCCGCACGAGGACCCTCTAATCATCAATCACATCATCGGGCAGAACAAGATATGGAAAGTGATGGTGGATACAGGCAGCTCGGCCAATATACTGTTCCACAAAACCTACTGCAAGAGGAACTTGGCGGGAGAGCAACTAGAGCCCTGTAACGAGGCCCCCCTTTACGCCATCGGAGGACATCCTATTCAGTTCGAAGGAACGATTACTCTTCCGGTCCTCCTGGGCAAGTTGTCGTATACCGTCGAGAAGCTGGTGAAGTTCTATGTGGTTCGGATTGAAAGCCCATACAATGCAATATTTGGCAGGCCCTTCTTATCAACCTTTGAAGCAGTGGAGTCTATACCCCACCTCAAACTCTAG